A window of the Streptomyces formicae genome harbors these coding sequences:
- a CDS encoding NmrA family NAD(P)-binding protein yields MVASNLVLIANAGGVGRTALDQLRAQDVPVRALVRRDDDRAAELRALGAEVVVGDLTRPESVAAALEGVGRMYFAMPVSPDHLLATTVVASVAREHGNLDGLVGMSQMTVSQMTATSTGESNQQRLHWLAEQVLNWSGLPVVHIRPTSFLDNPLFTALAARSIRENGTIALPFGTGRTSPVAVGDVARVVSTVLRDPAPHIGHVYELTGPRTVDMTEMAEEFSRALGRQVSYVDVPLDQWRSDVLAELGLPPHIEQHIATMARLHRENRYDRATDDVERVTGLPAEGIEAFVAARKDFYLG; encoded by the coding sequence ATGGTGGCCAGCAACCTTGTTCTCATCGCCAACGCCGGTGGCGTGGGCCGCACGGCCCTTGACCAACTGCGCGCCCAGGACGTGCCGGTGCGCGCGCTGGTCCGCCGCGACGACGATCGCGCGGCTGAGCTGCGTGCGCTCGGGGCGGAGGTCGTCGTCGGCGATCTGACCCGGCCCGAGAGCGTCGCGGCCGCGCTGGAGGGTGTCGGGAGGATGTATTTCGCGATGCCGGTGTCGCCGGACCATCTGCTGGCGACCACCGTGGTGGCCAGCGTGGCGCGCGAGCACGGGAACCTGGACGGCCTGGTGGGCATGTCCCAGATGACGGTGTCGCAGATGACTGCCACCAGCACCGGGGAGTCGAACCAGCAGCGGCTGCACTGGCTGGCGGAGCAGGTGCTGAACTGGTCGGGCCTGCCGGTGGTCCACATCCGGCCGACGTCGTTCCTCGACAACCCGCTGTTCACCGCGCTGGCGGCACGGTCGATCCGGGAGAACGGCACGATCGCGCTGCCCTTCGGCACCGGGCGCACCTCGCCGGTCGCCGTGGGCGACGTCGCCCGAGTGGTCTCCACCGTGCTCCGCGACCCGGCCCCGCACATCGGACACGTCTATGAACTGACCGGGCCGCGCACGGTCGACATGACCGAGATGGCCGAGGAGTTCTCGCGGGCGCTGGGGCGTCAGGTGTCCTATGTAGACGTGCCGCTGGACCAGTGGCGGTCCGACGTCCTCGCCGAACTGGGCCTGCCGCCGCACATCGAACAGCACATCGCCACCATGGCCCGGCTGCACCGCGAGAACCGCTACGACCGCGCGACCGACGACGTCGAACGCGTCACGGGCCTGCCGGCCGAGGGGATCGAGGCGTTCGTGGCCGCTCGCAAGGACTTCTATCTGGGCTGA
- a CDS encoding VOC family protein, translated as MDLKLELIVLPVSDVDRAKAFYEQAGFRLDLDKAVSEDWRAVHFTPPGSECSIIFGQGITSAAPGSVQGLYLIVTDIEEARAELVGRGIEVSEVFHDAGGLFYHGHDAGEVTHQVEGQERVAGPHPDRATYGSYADFSDPDGNGWVLQEVTQRAPGR; from the coding sequence ATGGATCTGAAGCTCGAACTCATCGTGCTGCCCGTCTCCGATGTCGACCGGGCCAAGGCCTTCTACGAGCAGGCGGGATTCCGTCTGGATCTCGACAAGGCCGTGAGTGAGGACTGGCGCGCGGTGCACTTCACGCCGCCCGGCTCCGAGTGCTCGATCATTTTCGGTCAGGGGATCACCTCCGCCGCGCCGGGCTCGGTCCAGGGCCTGTACCTCATCGTCACCGACATCGAGGAGGCCCGCGCGGAGCTCGTCGGCCGCGGCATCGAGGTGAGCGAGGTCTTCCACGACGCCGGAGGACTCTTTTATCACGGCCACGACGCCGGAGAGGTCACCCACCAGGTCGAGGGCCAGGAGCGGGTCGCCGGCCCGCACCCCGACCGTGCCACCTACGGCTCCTACGCCGACTTCAGCGACCCGGACGGCAACGGCTGGGTGCTCCAGGAGGTCACGCAGCGGGCCCCCGGCCGCTGA
- a CDS encoding MarR family winged helix-turn-helix transcriptional regulator yields the protein MTAAPTDLADSCNNLALRKAARYLGATYDKALGPAGLRATQFSILQKLSAHGEMTITSLADMIAMDRTTLASNLKPLAREGLVTVEPSAADRRARIVTVTPAGLSRMKAAVPLWKAVQAQFEEKFGAGEADRLRASLEAVLHTGFEPWAE from the coding sequence ATGACCGCTGCGCCGACGGACCTCGCCGACTCGTGCAACAACCTGGCCCTGCGCAAGGCGGCCCGGTACCTCGGCGCGACGTACGACAAGGCCCTGGGTCCGGCCGGTCTTCGTGCGACGCAGTTCAGCATCCTGCAGAAGCTGAGCGCTCACGGAGAAATGACGATCACCAGCCTCGCCGACATGATCGCCATGGACCGCACGACGCTGGCCTCGAACCTCAAGCCGCTCGCGCGGGAGGGCCTGGTGACCGTCGAGCCATCGGCGGCCGACCGCCGCGCAAGGATCGTCACTGTCACGCCGGCCGGCCTGTCCCGAATGAAGGCGGCGGTGCCCCTGTGGAAAGCCGTGCAAGCCCAGTTCGAGGAGAAGTTCGGAGCCGGCGAGGCGGACCGACTGCGCGCATCCCTGGAGGCCGTCCTCCATACCGGCTTCGAGCCCTGGGCCGAGTAG
- a CDS encoding lysophospholipid acyltransferase family protein codes for MFYYVLKYVVLGPLLRLLFRPRIEGLEHIPADGAAIVAGNHLSFSDHFLMPAIIRRRITFLAKAEYFTGPGLKGRLTAAFFRSAGQIPVDRSGKDAGQAAIREGLGVLRKDELLGIYPEGTRSHDGRLYKGKVGVAVMAVTAQVPVVPCAMVGTFEIQPPGQVVPKIKRVTIRFGEPLDFSRYAGMQNEKAVLRAVTDEIMYEILALSGQEYVDEYAAKVKAGQSAAQPRTRKFPRLWR; via the coding sequence TTGTTCTACTACGTGCTCAAGTACGTCGTTCTGGGCCCGCTGCTTCGGCTGCTGTTCCGGCCCCGGATCGAAGGGCTCGAGCACATTCCGGCGGACGGGGCGGCGATCGTCGCGGGGAACCATCTGTCGTTCTCCGACCACTTCCTGATGCCGGCCATCATCAGGCGGCGCATCACGTTCCTCGCCAAGGCGGAGTACTTCACCGGCCCCGGGCTCAAGGGGCGGCTGACCGCCGCGTTCTTCCGCAGCGCCGGGCAGATCCCGGTGGACCGGTCGGGGAAGGACGCCGGGCAGGCGGCCATCCGTGAGGGGCTCGGGGTGCTGCGCAAGGACGAGCTGCTCGGGATCTATCCCGAGGGGACGCGCTCGCACGACGGGCGGCTGTACAAGGGGAAGGTCGGGGTCGCGGTGATGGCCGTCACGGCGCAGGTGCCGGTGGTGCCGTGCGCGATGGTCGGGACCTTCGAGATCCAGCCGCCGGGACAGGTCGTGCCGAAGATCAAGCGGGTGACGATCCGCTTCGGCGAGCCGCTGGACTTCTCGCGCTACGCGGGGATGCAGAACGAGAAAGCCGTGCTGCGGGCGGTGACGGACGAGATCATGTACGAGATCCTCGCGCTGTCCGGGCAGGAGTACGTCGACGAGTACGCGGCCAAGGTGAAGGCTGGGCAGTCGGCCGCCCAGCCGCGTACGCGTAAGTTCCCTCGACTGTGGCGCTGA
- a CDS encoding PadR family transcriptional regulator, which produces MAKRRKVSNMLALPVLAFLVERPMHPYELVSLLKLRRKDRSIKINYSSLYTVVANLEKHGFIEALATHREGRRPERTVYRITESGREELRDWLRELISTPEKEHPKFEGALSLLVVLPPSEVIVLLRERLRVLESQAAAQSSELEREVRKVPRLFQIESEYALAFTRLEREWTRSLLEELEAGTLPGMDPWRALHETGGMPEEWKALNPEPQGDEGANG; this is translated from the coding sequence ATGGCGAAGCGGCGCAAGGTGAGCAACATGCTGGCGCTGCCCGTCCTGGCGTTCCTGGTCGAGCGGCCGATGCATCCCTATGAGTTGGTCTCGCTGCTGAAGCTGCGTCGCAAGGATCGCAGCATCAAGATCAACTACAGCTCGCTCTACACCGTCGTGGCCAACCTGGAGAAGCACGGGTTCATCGAGGCCCTCGCCACCCACCGCGAGGGCCGCCGCCCGGAGCGGACGGTCTACCGCATCACCGAGTCCGGCCGGGAGGAACTGCGCGACTGGCTGCGCGAGCTGATCAGCACTCCGGAAAAGGAGCACCCCAAGTTCGAGGGAGCGCTGTCGCTGCTCGTGGTGCTCCCGCCGAGCGAGGTGATCGTGCTACTCCGCGAGCGGCTGCGCGTCCTCGAATCCCAAGCAGCAGCCCAAAGCAGCGAGCTGGAGCGGGAAGTCAGGAAAGTTCCCCGCCTGTTCCAGATCGAGTCCGAGTACGCCCTGGCGTTCACCCGGCTCGAACGGGAATGGACACGCTCCCTGCTCGAGGAGCTCGAGGCGGGAACCCTGCCGGGCATGGACCCGTGGCGCGCGCTCCACGAGACGGGCGGAATGCCCGAGGAATGGAAGGCTCTCAACCCGGAGCCACAGGGGGACGAAGGCGCCAACGGCTGA
- a CDS encoding flavodoxin family protein — protein sequence MASPDSPRYDDLRAMFVNCTLKRSPEVSNTQGLIDRSRAVMEAAGVTTELVRAVDHDIATGVWPDMTEHGWESDEWPALYERVLAADILVLAGPIWLGDNSSVMKQVIERLYACSSLLNDRGQYAYYGRVGGCLITGNEDGVKHCAMNVLYSLQHLGYTISPQADAGWIGEAGPGPSYLDPGSGGPENDFTNRNTTFMSWNLMHLAALLKRAGGIPAHGNQRSEWDAGCRFDFPNPEHR from the coding sequence ATGGCATCCCCCGATTCCCCGCGCTACGACGACCTCCGCGCGATGTTCGTCAACTGCACGCTGAAACGGTCGCCAGAGGTCAGCAACACCCAGGGCCTGATCGACAGGAGCCGCGCCGTGATGGAGGCGGCCGGCGTCACCACCGAGCTCGTACGGGCCGTCGATCACGACATCGCGACCGGCGTGTGGCCGGACATGACCGAACACGGCTGGGAGAGCGACGAATGGCCCGCGCTCTACGAACGGGTCTTGGCGGCCGACATCCTGGTGCTGGCCGGGCCGATCTGGCTCGGGGACAACAGCTCGGTGATGAAGCAGGTGATCGAGCGGCTCTACGCGTGCTCCTCGCTGCTCAACGACCGCGGTCAGTACGCGTATTACGGGCGCGTCGGCGGATGCCTGATCACCGGCAACGAGGACGGCGTGAAGCACTGCGCGATGAACGTCCTCTACAGCCTCCAGCACCTCGGCTACACCATCTCACCCCAGGCAGACGCGGGCTGGATCGGGGAGGCCGGGCCCGGGCCCTCGTACCTCGACCCCGGGTCCGGCGGGCCGGAGAACGACTTCACCAACCGCAACACGACCTTCATGAGCTGGAACCTGATGCACCTCGCCGCCCTGCTCAAGCGGGCCGGCGGCATCCCGGCCCACGGCAACCAGCGCTCGGAGTGGGACGCGGGCTGCCGCTTCGACTTCCCGAACCCCGAGCACCGCTGA
- a CDS encoding diacylglycerol/lipid kinase family protein: protein MSHSRARRVRQLLRAQDHAGSGPVDSPRRTGAGLVPALLGRSADRGLLWFAVGAGIWAFGGARGRRAAVRGAASLILSSAAVTTLGSGTVRQATRPVQEMGEALRHLPSRPGTDSFPSGHAASAAAFAAGVAMEARGMGAVLAPVAAAVALSGIRTGDHRSRDVLVGAALGIGAAFAVRGLVPSRAQLPPPARPRADAPALIEGKGLTVVVNPSSGAQPQLVSPVQQLRNALPRADIVVHEPDSRPLTDVLAEAARSAARSGGALGVCGGDGTVNAGAAAALRFGIPLAVLPGGTFNHFAADLGTDTVADACAAVEAGSAVRVDVGRIRPLVHAGGRFPDRHVLGPPAAEPSYFLNTFSIGVYPELVRVREQWSPRIGGPPATVLALVQVLRTTRPLRARVNGKRRSVWLLFAGNGAYRSLGVAPTRRHDLADGLLDVRIGHGGPFARTRLLATALAGGSARTGLYAAARPRRLVISELPEGTQMAFDGETQRAPSAFVIDKLDEALTVYRPAEN from the coding sequence ATGAGTCATTCCCGGGCCCGACGCGTCAGACAGCTCCTCCGTGCACAGGACCACGCCGGATCCGGCCCGGTCGACTCTCCGCGCCGGACAGGCGCCGGGCTCGTCCCTGCTCTTCTGGGCCGCAGCGCCGACCGCGGGCTGCTGTGGTTCGCCGTCGGCGCCGGAATCTGGGCGTTCGGTGGGGCACGGGGGCGTCGGGCCGCCGTGCGCGGGGCCGCCTCCCTCATCCTGTCGTCGGCGGCCGTCACCACGCTCGGGAGCGGAACCGTCCGGCAGGCGACCCGCCCCGTGCAGGAGATGGGCGAGGCTCTCCGGCACCTGCCGAGCCGGCCGGGCACCGACTCCTTCCCGTCCGGGCACGCGGCCTCGGCCGCGGCGTTCGCCGCCGGTGTGGCCATGGAGGCCCGCGGCATGGGCGCGGTCCTGGCGCCGGTGGCCGCCGCGGTGGCGCTCTCCGGCATCCGCACCGGCGACCACCGCTCCCGTGATGTGCTGGTCGGAGCGGCGCTCGGCATAGGAGCGGCCTTCGCGGTCCGGGGACTCGTGCCGTCGCGGGCCCAGCTCCCTCCCCCGGCACGGCCGCGGGCCGACGCCCCCGCGCTGATCGAGGGCAAGGGCCTCACCGTCGTGGTCAATCCCTCCTCCGGGGCCCAGCCCCAACTGGTCAGCCCGGTCCAGCAGCTGAGGAACGCGCTGCCGCGTGCCGACATCGTGGTCCACGAGCCGGATTCACGGCCCCTGACGGACGTACTCGCCGAAGCGGCCCGGAGCGCCGCCCGTTCCGGTGGCGCCCTCGGCGTGTGCGGCGGCGACGGCACGGTCAACGCGGGGGCGGCAGCCGCCCTGCGCTTCGGCATACCGCTCGCGGTCCTGCCCGGCGGTACGTTCAACCACTTCGCCGCCGATCTGGGGACCGACACCGTCGCGGACGCGTGTGCCGCCGTGGAGGCCGGCAGCGCGGTGCGGGTCGACGTCGGAAGGATCAGGCCGCTGGTCCACGCCGGCGGGCGGTTCCCCGACCGTCACGTGCTCGGGCCGCCGGCCGCGGAGCCCTCGTACTTCCTCAACACCTTCAGCATCGGCGTCTATCCGGAGCTCGTCAGGGTCCGTGAGCAGTGGTCGCCGCGCATCGGCGGTCCTCCCGCCACGGTGCTCGCCCTTGTCCAGGTGCTGCGTACGACGCGCCCCCTGCGTGCCCGTGTGAACGGCAAACGCCGCTCGGTCTGGCTGCTGTTCGCGGGCAACGGCGCGTACCGCAGCCTCGGTGTGGCCCCGACGCGCCGTCACGACCTCGCCGACGGGCTGCTCGACGTCCGCATCGGGCACGGAGGGCCCTTCGCGCGTACACGCCTGCTGGCGACGGCTCTTGCCGGCGGATCCGCGAGGACGGGCCTGTACGCGGCGGCACGGCCGCGGCGGCTCGTCATCTCGGAGCTGCCCGAGGGCACACAGATGGCCTTCGACGGCGAGACACAGCGCGCGCCCTCGGCGTTTGTGATCGACAAGCTCGACGAAGCACTGACCGTGTACCGGCCTGCCGAGAACTGA
- a CDS encoding class I SAM-dependent methyltransferase, producing the protein MRTAHWRAMHVQVDPPPHVLEDEIGLRLATPDADWRRRPDMDPYATRGFRAAIVARARFIENLFAAQAEVDQPGPQAWKRHRLVELGYGIPDWLHLVPQASGTPFISFYTPSEMLALAREVGLKSVRHVSGNSLAERCFADRADSLRPSSGEDLLLATT; encoded by the coding sequence GTGCGGACCGCTCACTGGCGGGCGATGCATGTCCAGGTCGACCCGCCACCGCACGTGCTCGAGGACGAGATCGGCCTGCGGTTGGCGACCCCCGACGCCGACTGGCGCCGCCGCCCCGACATGGACCCGTACGCCACCAGAGGATTCCGGGCGGCCATCGTGGCCCGCGCTCGATTCATCGAGAACCTGTTCGCCGCGCAAGCCGAGGTCGACCAGCCCGGCCCTCAGGCATGGAAGCGCCACCGCCTCGTCGAACTCGGCTACGGCATCCCCGACTGGCTCCACCTGGTGCCGCAAGCATCCGGAACCCCGTTCATCAGCTTCTACACCCCGTCCGAGATGCTGGCACTGGCCCGCGAGGTCGGCCTCAAGTCCGTTCGACACGTGTCGGGGAATTCGCTCGCCGAGCGCTGCTTTGCCGATCGCGCAGACAGCCTCCGCCCGTCGAGCGGAGAGGACCTGTTGCTGGCCACCACCTGA
- a CDS encoding SgcJ/EcaC family oxidoreductase, with protein MQMKTNRLARRGLLAAAPIALVLAVTGCSSTGGDGEPDAAQKVSAAAVDGELSTPDEASIRKLFDQMNKAWAKGDAKAYAATHTQDADLVDFRGTHAHGRQGIIDLLQPAFDGPLKGTRVEAKIKDIRQVSPTVAIMHSEGEIVPTGGESIQTLVVEKEADGWKFAAFQNTRIQNQQ; from the coding sequence ATGCAGATGAAGACCAACCGCCTTGCCCGCCGCGGCCTGCTTGCCGCTGCGCCGATCGCCCTCGTGCTTGCCGTGACAGGGTGCAGCTCGACCGGTGGCGACGGGGAGCCGGATGCGGCGCAGAAGGTCTCGGCGGCTGCCGTCGATGGCGAGCTGTCCACCCCCGATGAGGCGTCGATCCGCAAGCTCTTCGACCAGATGAACAAGGCGTGGGCGAAGGGCGACGCCAAGGCCTACGCGGCGACGCACACCCAGGACGCCGACCTCGTCGACTTCCGCGGCACTCATGCTCATGGCCGGCAAGGCATCATCGACCTTCTCCAGCCCGCCTTCGACGGTCCCCTGAAGGGCACCCGGGTCGAGGCGAAGATCAAGGACATCCGTCAGGTCTCGCCCACCGTGGCGATCATGCACAGCGAGGGGGAGATCGTCCCCACAGGCGGGGAGTCCATCCAGACCCTCGTCGTGGAGAAGGAGGCCGACGGGTGGAAGTTCGCCGCCTTCCAGAACACGCGCATCCAGAACCAGCAGTAG
- a CDS encoding RraA family protein yields the protein MADKPDRLQDLASQVRTPDVVDAMGRMHRHRCHINDLVSPTPGRVLLGPAVTISYLPSCEETLPSEQFNFDRLFNDAIGDDGQGRVLVLAGNGHPDVSLGGGAKLSRLAVHGLAGVLADGRLRDFIQIASYDFAAYCWGETVKWGGDVVTPFEANRPVVVSGVTIRPGDCVFADASGAAVIPAAHVLSVFEEANRVVRDEAAFVEGIHQEDPADRRSGQ from the coding sequence ATGGCAGACAAGCCCGACCGCCTGCAAGATCTGGCCTCGCAAGTACGCACCCCCGACGTCGTCGATGCCATGGGACGGATGCACCGCCACCGGTGTCACATCAACGACCTGGTGAGCCCGACTCCGGGCCGTGTCCTCCTGGGCCCCGCGGTGACGATTTCGTATCTCCCCTCATGCGAGGAAACACTCCCGTCCGAGCAGTTCAATTTCGACCGCCTGTTCAATGACGCCATCGGAGACGACGGACAGGGGCGGGTGCTGGTCCTGGCAGGCAACGGGCATCCCGACGTATCACTCGGAGGCGGAGCAAAGCTCTCGCGATTGGCCGTACACGGTCTTGCGGGCGTCCTGGCCGACGGTCGTCTCCGCGACTTCATCCAGATCGCGAGTTACGACTTCGCCGCCTACTGCTGGGGGGAGACGGTCAAATGGGGCGGCGATGTGGTCACGCCGTTCGAGGCCAACCGGCCGGTCGTCGTCTCCGGCGTGACCATCCGCCCGGGTGATTGCGTGTTCGCGGACGCGTCCGGCGCTGCCGTGATCCCTGCTGCGCATGTCCTCAGCGTGTTCGAAGAAGCCAACCGCGTCGTACGAGACGAGGCGGCCTTCGTCGAAGGAATCCATCAGGAAGACCCCGCCGACCGCAGATCCGGGCAATAG